The nucleotide sequence GCCGAACTACCGCGATTGGCGCAAGGCCGAAACCGCGACCCTGTCCTACGGTTACGGCTTGTCAGTGACCGCCATCCAGTTGGCCCACGCTTTTGCGGTGCTGGCCAACGACGGTCGGATGACGCCGTTGAGCTTGATCCATCTGGACGATGCGCCGAAATCCGAGCAGGTCATCCCGGAAAACGTCGCCAAGACCGTGCAATCCATGTTGCAGCAAGTCATCGAAGCGCCGCGCGGTGTGTTCCGAGCCAAGGTGCCTGCGTATCACGTAGCGGGCAAGTCGGGCACCGCACGTAAAATTTCGGTGGGCGTCAAGGGCTACGCAGAAAACTCCTACCGTTCGTTGTTCGCCGGTTTCGGTCCCATGAGCGATCCGCGTTACGCGGTTGTCGTGGTCATTGATGAACCGAGCAAGGCCGGCTACTTCGGCGGCCTGGTTTCAGCGCCGGTGTTCAGCAAAGTGATGTCCGGCACTCTGCGCCTGATGAACATTACCCCGGATGATCTGCCGCCCACCCAGCAAGCCAACGCCGGGCCGCCTGCAGCTGTCGCAAAAACCGATGGAGGGCGCGGCTGATGTCTCTTAGCCTGAACAAGATATTCGCCCACGCTGGACGTGATCTGTTGATTCGCGAATTGAGTCTGGATAGCCGTACCGTACGTGCCGGTGATCTGTTCCTGGCCGTGCCGGGCGGCAAGTTCGACGGTCGTACTCACATCGCCGACGCCTTGCAGCGCGGTGCGGCGGCGGTGGCCTATGAAGTGGATGGCGCGACTGTATTGCCGATCACCGATGTACCGCTGATTCCGGTCAAGGGCCTGGCGGCGCAGTTGTCGGATATCGCCGGACGTTTTTACGGCGATCCCAGCCGCCAGCTCAACCTGATCGGCGTCACTGGCACCAATGGCAAAACCAGCGTCACTCAGTTGGTGGCCCAGGCCCTTGATCTGCTGGGGCAGCACTGCGGCATCGTCGGTACGCTGGGTAGCGGCTTTTATGGCGCGCTGCAAAGCGGCCTGCACACCACGCCCAATCCGATCGCGGTCCAGGCGACCCTGGCTGACCTGAAGAAGGCCGGCGCCAAGGCTGTCGCGATGGAAGTGTCGTCCCACGGCCTCGACCAGGGGCGGGTGACGGCTCTGGCGTTCGACGTGGCAGTGATGACCAACCTGTCCCGCGATCATCTGGACTATCACGGTTCCATGGAGGCATACGCCGCCGCCAAGGCCAAGCTGTTTGGCTGGAATGATCTGAAGTGCCGCGTGGTGAACCTGGACGATGAGTTCGGTCGCCGGTTGGCGGCTGAAAATAGCCAATCGCGCCTGATCAGCTACAGCCTGGAAGACTCCAGCGCCTACCTGTATTGCCGCGAAGCCCAATTCACTGATGAAGGTGTGCGCGCCACGCTGGTAACGCCGCAGGGCGAACATCATTTGCGCAGCACCTTGCTCGGCCGTTTCAACCTGAGCAACGTGCTCGCGGCCATCGGCGCTTTGCTCGGCCTGGATTACGCCCTGGACGAAATCCTGCGCGTACTCCCCAAACTCGAAGGCCCGGCTGGGCGTATGCAGCGCCTGGGTGGTGGCACCCAGCCGTTGGTGGTGGTCGATTACGCGCATACGCCGGATGCACTGGAAAAAGTCTTGCAGGCCCTGCGTCCTCACGCCAAGGGCAAGTTGTTGTGCCTGTTCGGCTGCGGTGGCGATCGTGATCGCGGCAAGCGCCCGCTGATGGCCGAAATTGTCGAGCGCCTCGCGGACGCTGTGCTGGTGACTGACGACAATCCTCGCAGCGAAGACCCGAGCCGGATTTTCGACGACATTCGCGCGGGTTTCAAAGACGCCGCTCACGTGACCTTTGTTGCCGGTCGCGGCGCGGCTATCGCTCAAGTGATCGCCAACGCCGCTGTCGATGATGTGGTGGTGCTGGCGGGCAAGGGCCACGAGGACTACCAGGAAATCAACGGCGAACGTCATGCTTTCTCCGATCTGGTGGAGGCCGACCACGCCTTGACCGCGTGGGAGGCTGCCCATGCTTAAAGCCATGAAGCTCAGCGAATTGACTCAAGCGCTGTCGGCCCGTCTGTTGTCCAGCGATTGCGCGTTTGATGGTGTCAGCATCGACAGCCGTGCGATCAAGCCGGGACAACTGTTCGTTGCGTTGGCCGGGCCGCGTTTCGACGGTCACGATTATTTGAATGACGTCGCCGCAAAGGGCGCAGTCGGTGCCCTGGTGCAGCGCGCAGTCGCTGACTCGGCATTGCCGCAATTGCTGGTGGCCGACACCCGTCTGGCCCTGGGTCAGTTGGGCGCCCTGAACCGTGACGCCTTCACCCAGCCTGTTGCAGCGATCACCGGCTCCAGCGGCAAAACCACGGTCAAGGAATTGTTGGCGGGTATCCTGCGTACGCGCGGACCGGTACTCGCCACCCGTGGCAATCTGAACAATGACTTTGGCGCACCGTTGACCTTGTTGGAACTGGCCCCGGAGCATACGGCGGCGGTGATCGAGCTGGGCGCCTCGCGCATCGGTGAAATTGCCTACACCGTAGCCATGACCCGGCCCCACGTCGCCATTATCAGTAACGCTGGCACCGCCCATGTTGGCGAGTTTGGCGGCCCTGAGAAAATCGTTGAGGCCAAGGGCGAAATTCTTGAAGGGCTCGACGCTTGCGGTACCGCCATCCTCAATCTTGACGACAAAGCTTTTGAAACCTGGCGTGCGCGTGCTGCCGGCCGCAAGGTCTCGAGTTTCTCGGTAGACAACGCCGTCGCCGATTTCCATGCCTCGAATATCAGTCTCGACGCCCGTGGCTGCCCATCCTTTACCTTGCATTCCCCGCAAGGTGAGGAACATGTGCAATTAAACCTGCTGGGCAATCACAACGTCGCCAACGCCCTGGCTGCCGCTGCCGCTGCTCAAGTACTGGGCGTTTCGCTGTTCGGTATCGCCACCGGTCTTGGCGCGGTGCAGCCAGTCAAGGGGCGCACCGTAGCGCAGCTGTCATCCAATGGCATGCGCGTTATCGATGACAGCTACAACGCCAACCAGTCCTCGATCTGCGCTGCCATCGACCTGCTCAACGGTTTTACAGGGCGCAAGGTGCTGGTCCTGGGCGATATCGCCGAACTGGGTGATTGGGCTGAACAGGCTCACCGTGAAGTCGGTGCCTATGCGACCGGCAAGGTCGACGCGCTTTACGCCGTCGGCCCGAACATGTTCCACGCCGTAAAAGCCTTCGGTGCCGGCGCGCAGCACTTCGCCAGCCAGGCCGAACTGATCCAGGCCCTGCTTGGGGCCGAACAAGAACAACACACCACTATTTTGATCAAGGGATCGCGCAGCGCGGTGATGGAAAACGTCGTCGTGGCCTTGTGTGGCTCAAGTACGGAGAAACATTAATGCTGCTGCTGCTGGCTGAGTATCTGCAACAGTTCCACAAAGGCTTCGCGGTCTTTCAGTACCTGACCCTGCGCGGGATTCTGGGTGTGCTGACCGCGTTGTGTTTGTCGCTGTTTCTGGGGCCATGGATGATCCGCACCCTGCAAAACCTGCAGATCGGTCAGTCAGTGCGCAACGATGGCCCGCAGTCGCACCTGTCAAAGTCCGGCACCCCGACCATGGGCGGTGCGTTGATCCTGTCGTCCATCGGCATCAGTACCTTGCTCTGGGCCGATCTGGCTAACCGCTACGTCTGGGTGGTGCTGCTGGTGACCTTGTTGTTCGGTGCCATCGGTTGGGTGGATGACTATCGCAAGGTGATCGAGAAGAATTCCAGGGGGCTGCCAAGCCGCTGGAAGTACTTCTGGCAATCGGTATTCGGCCTGGGCGCGGCGATCTTCCTTTATGTGACCGCCCCGAGCGCGGTGGAAACCACCCTGATCCTGCCGATGCTCAAGGACGCCAGCATCCCGCTGGGCGTTGGCTTTGTGGTACTGACCTACTTCGTGATCGTCGGCTCCAGCAACGCCGTCAACCTGACCGATGGCCTCGACGGCCTGGCCATTATGCCGACCGTGATGGTCGGCGGCGCGCTGGGCATTTTCTGCTACCTGTCGGGTAACGTGAAATTCGCTGAATACCTGTTGATTCCGTATGTGCCGGGGGCGGGCGAGCTGATCGTGTTCTGCGGCGCATTGATCGGCGCGGGCCTTGGCTTCCTGTGGTTCAACACCTATCCGGCGCAGGTGTTCATGGGAGACGTAGGCGCACTGGCGCTGGGCGCGGCTCTCGGCACGATTGCGGTGATTGTGCGCCAGGAAATTGTGCTGTTCATCATGGGCGGTGTGTTCGTGATGGAAACCCTGTCGGTGGTGATTCAGGTTGCTTCCTTCAAATTGACCGGGCGCCGTGTGTTTCGCATGGCGCCGATTCATCACCACTTTGAACTCAAGGGCTGGCCTGAGCCACGTGTGATCGTCCGTTTCTGGATCATCACCGTGATTCTCGTACTGTTCGGCCTTGCCACCCTGAAACTGAGGTAGAAACGAGTGTCCCTGATCGCTTCTGACCACTTCCGCATCGTTGTCGGCCTCGGCAAGAGCGGCATGTCCCTGGTTCGCTTCCTGGCGAACCAGGGCACGTCGTTTGCCGTCGCCGATACGCGGGAAAATCCACCGGAG is from Pseudomonas mucidolens and encodes:
- a CDS encoding UDP-N-acetylmuramoyl-L-alanyl-D-glutamate--2,6-diaminopimelate ligase, translated to MSLSLNKIFAHAGRDLLIRELSLDSRTVRAGDLFLAVPGGKFDGRTHIADALQRGAAAVAYEVDGATVLPITDVPLIPVKGLAAQLSDIAGRFYGDPSRQLNLIGVTGTNGKTSVTQLVAQALDLLGQHCGIVGTLGSGFYGALQSGLHTTPNPIAVQATLADLKKAGAKAVAMEVSSHGLDQGRVTALAFDVAVMTNLSRDHLDYHGSMEAYAAAKAKLFGWNDLKCRVVNLDDEFGRRLAAENSQSRLISYSLEDSSAYLYCREAQFTDEGVRATLVTPQGEHHLRSTLLGRFNLSNVLAAIGALLGLDYALDEILRVLPKLEGPAGRMQRLGGGTQPLVVVDYAHTPDALEKVLQALRPHAKGKLLCLFGCGGDRDRGKRPLMAEIVERLADAVLVTDDNPRSEDPSRIFDDIRAGFKDAAHVTFVAGRGAAIAQVIANAAVDDVVVLAGKGHEDYQEINGERHAFSDLVEADHALTAWEAAHA
- a CDS encoding UDP-N-acetylmuramoyl-tripeptide--D-alanyl-D-alanine ligase, translated to MLKAMKLSELTQALSARLLSSDCAFDGVSIDSRAIKPGQLFVALAGPRFDGHDYLNDVAAKGAVGALVQRAVADSALPQLLVADTRLALGQLGALNRDAFTQPVAAITGSSGKTTVKELLAGILRTRGPVLATRGNLNNDFGAPLTLLELAPEHTAAVIELGASRIGEIAYTVAMTRPHVAIISNAGTAHVGEFGGPEKIVEAKGEILEGLDACGTAILNLDDKAFETWRARAAGRKVSSFSVDNAVADFHASNISLDARGCPSFTLHSPQGEEHVQLNLLGNHNVANALAAAAAAQVLGVSLFGIATGLGAVQPVKGRTVAQLSSNGMRVIDDSYNANQSSICAAIDLLNGFTGRKVLVLGDIAELGDWAEQAHREVGAYATGKVDALYAVGPNMFHAVKAFGAGAQHFASQAELIQALLGAEQEQHTTILIKGSRSAVMENVVVALCGSSTEKH
- the mraY gene encoding phospho-N-acetylmuramoyl-pentapeptide-transferase; this encodes MLLLLAEYLQQFHKGFAVFQYLTLRGILGVLTALCLSLFLGPWMIRTLQNLQIGQSVRNDGPQSHLSKSGTPTMGGALILSSIGISTLLWADLANRYVWVVLLVTLLFGAIGWVDDYRKVIEKNSRGLPSRWKYFWQSVFGLGAAIFLYVTAPSAVETTLILPMLKDASIPLGVGFVVLTYFVIVGSSNAVNLTDGLDGLAIMPTVMVGGALGIFCYLSGNVKFAEYLLIPYVPGAGELIVFCGALIGAGLGFLWFNTYPAQVFMGDVGALALGAALGTIAVIVRQEIVLFIMGGVFVMETLSVVIQVASFKLTGRRVFRMAPIHHHFELKGWPEPRVIVRFWIITVILVLFGLATLKLR